The sequence below is a genomic window from Lolium perenne isolate Kyuss_39 chromosome 4, Kyuss_2.0, whole genome shotgun sequence.
TTATGAAGGTGTCTACATGGTTGAAGGATACGACGAGGAATATTTTTCCCAACATGGATGGCGCGTGATCCGCTGATTGACCCTCCTTCGTCTCAGGCGTGTTTTATTTACGTTGTTGAACTTGTGCTCGAGAGTCTCTTCTTTAGTTAGTTTATAATAACTGATCTATATGGTTGTGTGCATTCCTAAATGTGCAGAGGGCGAGTGTAATTCTTCTTTTATGTAATAAAGCCCTTGTTATAAAAAAATGGACATGGCCTGATTTAGAAGCACATTGTATTATACTGAAACATGAAGGACTCATCTGCTAACACCGCGTCACGTGGTCGGCGCACCAGAGAGGGGTATAAACCCCGGCTCTGGTTGTACCGATTCCCCGAACCGGCAACGTTCCAATAATCAGGCCCTAAACCCGCGGGGTTCATGGCCGCGCCGCTGACGACCGGCGCCGCGCCCTCGCCGGAGCAAGGGGTGAGGCGGGTGGCCACGGCGCTGCTGTTCCTGGCGGCCGTCGCGCTTCCGTGCCTCGTGCTGTATCACGCCGTCGCGCCCGCCGGGGTGCTCGTCCCGCCCGCCGCCATGCTGCCGTGGATGCAGGCCGCCGGGCCGCCGCACGACGACGACGAAGTCAACCTGGTACGCACAAACGATCCCTCATCCTTCCAAGGATTAGTCTGTTGTGCGCGTACGGACGAGCGCCTCCACGGCGACGCCATGGAAAGAATCCAGAGTTCTTGGTCAATACTGTAGGTTTCTCTCTTTAAGGAAATAATTTATTTCTTGGTTTTCCTGCGCATGATCGGCAGAAAAGCAGGGAGTGCGTTTTGAGGTTTCTCGTCGCTTAGAATTCGTCTTGCCCGTAATTGCTCTCCTGCAATGGTAGTAAATTAATGTTCAACGCCTATAAGATATGGACCGGGAGTGTATAAGATGGTTAATTAATGGACGCAATAGTTTCAGTGAATCGATGAGCTGTACTGGTTAATGATGATGAATTCTAAGATATGGACGAAACACTAGAAAATTAAAGGGTGATCAGCTGATGAATATTTCCAACAATACCAAATTATTGACCATATCGAGAAGATAATTTGAAGCACAAATTAAACTTGGTGCGATGATTTAATTTGTTGCCAAATTTATCATGCTTACCGTACGTTTTGATGCATGTATCACTTTGGTAGTGTGGCAATTTTGCCCAATTTTCCCTGCTAGGAGTGTTGTTTAGGTAGTCCACACAATTTTCACATGGCGTGTTGGTTAAAAACTGGCTGCTCACGCCAACTGTCCAGCTACTATTGTTACAAGAGTGGCTAGTTCACGTTCTTCACACATTGTTACCATAATTTTACAACAAATGGCACGTTAACATGCGAATCGCCTGCAAATCAAACAACCTAACCATTCCATCATCTTCAGAAACAAAGACTGTTAATTCTGAAGAAAAAATTATACTACGTTCTGCTCACAGTTGATTGACCTGCGTCCACGTACGCGTGCAGGAGAGCGACAGCGAGGACGAGAGGCTGGAGCGTGTCCTACGAGCGGCGGCGATGGCAAACGACACCGTGATCCTGACGACGCTGAACTCTGCGTGGTCAGAGCCGGGCTCCGTGGTGGACGTGTTCCTGGAGAGCTTCCGGATCGGCGAGCACACACGGGAGCTGCTGGACCACCTCGTCATCGTCTCGCTCGACGCCACCGCGCACCGGCGGTGCAAGCAGATCCACACGCACTGCCTCGCCGTGGCCACGGAGGGCGTCGACTTCTCCGGCCAGAAGAACTTCATGTCCGACGGGTACCTCCGGATGATGTGGCGCCGGATCGACTTCCTTCGTCTCGTCCTTGAGAAGGGGTTCAGCTTCATCTTCACGGACACGGACATCGTGTGGTTCCGGAGCCCGCTGCTGCACCTCTATGCCGAGGGCGACTTCCAGATCGCCTGCGACCACTTCACCGGCGACCCGGACGACCTGGGCAACATGCCCAACGGCGGGTTCACCTACGTCAGAGCCAACTCCGAGACGGTGGAGTT
It includes:
- the LOC127349251 gene encoding uncharacterized protein At4g15970 gives rise to the protein MAAPLTTGAAPSPEQGVRRVATALLFLAAVALPCLVLYHAVAPAGVLVPPAAMLPWMQAAGPPHDDDEVNLESDSEDERLERVLRAAAMANDTVILTTLNSAWSEPGSVVDVFLESFRIGEHTRELLDHLVIVSLDATAHRRCKQIHTHCLAVATEGVDFSGQKNFMSDGYLRMMWRRIDFLRLVLEKGFSFIFTDTDIVWFRSPLLHLYAEGDFQIACDHFTGDPDDLGNMPNGGFTYVRANSETVEFYKYWYAARKLYPGRHDQDVLNMIKRDPYLDEIGVSIRFLSTEFFGGLCEPSRNLSTVCTMHANCCVGLRRKINDLNVMLHDWRRFMSLRDKDKHSVSWSVPQNCSLNKVE